A genomic segment from Fodinicola acaciae encodes:
- a CDS encoding ArsR/SmtB family transcription factor, giving the protein MPKDPLAPDPDRDITLDTATLRVLAHPMRLNLLNRLRQYGPATATQLADVFSLDTGAASYHLRRLAAGGLIEEDESRGSGRDRWWRAKHRSSFHDPAGSPDQPESRAYAQAGVLAYSDELRRVAGVIPLLPNDWYGASIFSDYTLRLTPDRLNALKTELVETISRYRDEDDGDPVSLQLQAFPLLDR; this is encoded by the coding sequence ATGCCGAAGGACCCGCTGGCGCCAGATCCGGACCGTGACATCACGCTCGACACCGCCACCTTGCGCGTGCTCGCACATCCGATGCGACTCAACCTGCTCAACCGTCTGCGCCAGTACGGTCCGGCCACCGCGACGCAGCTCGCCGACGTCTTCTCGCTGGACACCGGAGCCGCCAGCTATCACCTGCGCCGGCTCGCCGCCGGCGGCCTGATCGAGGAGGACGAGAGCCGCGGCAGCGGCCGCGATCGTTGGTGGCGAGCCAAACATCGCTCCTCGTTCCACGATCCGGCCGGCTCGCCGGACCAGCCGGAAAGCCGCGCGTACGCGCAGGCCGGCGTGCTCGCCTATTCCGACGAGCTGCGCCGGGTGGCCGGGGTGATCCCGCTGCTGCCCAACGATTGGTACGGTGCCTCGATCTTCAGCGACTACACGCTCCGGCTTACCCCGGATCGGCTCAACGCCTTGAAAACAGAGCTGGTCGAGACGATCTCGCGTTACCGGGACGAGGACGACGGCGATCCGGTTTCGCTGCAACTGCAGGCCTTTCCGCTACTGGACCGTTAG
- a CDS encoding MFS transporter → MLQRTAAHRDANVLRWLGAYAASVTGDVIYFVTLSATAERLAGPAQAGLVIAAGALPRAVLMLAGGVLADRWGPRRMVISGDVVRCLTILLVAGLLLAAGSPLWLLYVLAVVFGVADALFMPAVGALPPRLTSSSQLGRVQGMRMLGVRFANAAGPMAAGVMLAFSGTPGTFAVAGLLFLVSLALLLFVRVGAAEPAPAASLWSDFREGLRYVRGRSGLLALVIVIALSELCFSGPIGVAFVLLTGERHDGPVVLAAMLSAFSIGAALSSVGVAVLNRVPSPRLSMTVSLLLTAFAVASIGVLPATAGIAVSGVLGLTSAVAAVVGYTLLQQTAEPRFLGRVTAMLTLLTLGLSPLIFPLAGLVTAAWGAGVFLACCGIVSLAAAAVAVAKVP, encoded by the coding sequence ATGTTGCAGCGTACGGCGGCGCATCGCGATGCCAACGTGCTGCGTTGGCTCGGCGCGTACGCGGCGTCCGTCACCGGCGACGTCATCTATTTCGTGACCCTGTCGGCGACCGCGGAGCGGCTGGCCGGCCCGGCGCAGGCCGGCCTGGTGATCGCCGCTGGTGCGTTGCCACGTGCCGTGCTGATGCTGGCCGGCGGCGTGCTGGCCGATCGCTGGGGACCGCGCCGGATGGTCATTTCCGGCGACGTCGTCCGTTGCCTGACCATCCTGCTCGTCGCCGGTCTCCTGCTGGCCGCCGGATCGCCGCTCTGGCTCCTCTACGTCCTGGCTGTCGTTTTCGGCGTCGCCGACGCGCTTTTCATGCCGGCGGTCGGCGCGTTGCCGCCGCGTCTCACCTCGTCCAGCCAACTCGGCCGGGTGCAGGGGATGCGCATGCTCGGCGTCCGGTTCGCCAACGCGGCCGGCCCGATGGCGGCCGGCGTGATGCTGGCTTTTTCCGGCACGCCAGGCACTTTCGCCGTCGCCGGGCTGCTTTTCCTGGTCTCGCTGGCATTGCTGTTGTTCGTACGCGTCGGGGCCGCGGAGCCGGCGCCGGCGGCGAGCCTCTGGTCGGATTTCCGGGAAGGTTTACGCTATGTACGCGGCCGGTCCGGCCTGCTCGCGCTGGTGATCGTCATTGCCCTGAGCGAGCTGTGTTTCAGCGGTCCGATCGGCGTCGCTTTCGTGCTGTTGACCGGAGAACGTCACGACGGTCCGGTCGTGCTCGCGGCGATGTTGAGCGCGTTCAGCATCGGTGCGGCGCTGTCCAGCGTCGGTGTCGCGGTGCTCAACCGCGTGCCGAGCCCGCGACTGTCGATGACGGTTTCCTTGCTGTTGACCGCTTTCGCCGTCGCGTCGATCGGCGTGCTGCCGGCGACGGCAGGCATCGCCGTCTCCGGCGTGCTCGGCCTGACCAGCGCAGTCGCCGCGGTCGTCGGCTACACGTTGCTGCAACAAACCGCCGAGCCGCGCTTTCTCGGTCGGGTCACGGCGATGCTGACCCTGCTGACGCTTGGCCTGAGTCCGCTGATCTTTCCGCTCGCCGGCCTGGTCACCGCCGCCTGGGGTGCCGGCGTTTTCCTTGCCTGCTGTGGCATTGTCAGCCTGGCGGCCGCCGCCGTGGCAGTCGCGAAAGTGCCTTGA
- a CDS encoding PLP-dependent aminotransferase family protein: MARSKQAHDDRSIRAADFLQLDIAQAPAGRMADWLAEQLRRAVSDGRLAVGSRLPATRTLAADLRVSRGVVTEAYQRLIEDGHAAGRGRAGTVVVAAPVAAPPARAPETTSGDIFGKPPGLDIFDAIRATPARIDLSPGLPDLAAFPRAAWSRAERAVLASLSAADFGYGDPHGDPALRLAVSHWLARNRGIRVDPADVVIVAGVTQALALIGQVLRHNGISEVAVEDPCSLGARLHLRHWGIDTPPVAVDAYGLTVTDLRSPAVMVTPAHQFPTGVVLDGRRRRELMRWDGLVIEDDYDAEHRYDRPPVPALRDMMAERVIYAGSMSKLIAPALRIGWVLPPPALFDDFVAAKRVADLGNPVIAQLVLAALMENGELERHLRLLRRRHRGRRDAMVRAIRQHLPDADIHGAAAGLHVMVTFSGGDDTELAAAAARRGVKVHPLSWHRQRPGAPGLVLGYAARTPSDIEEAIAVVGKVR; the protein is encoded by the coding sequence ATGGCTAGGTCCAAACAGGCCCACGATGACCGGTCCATAAGAGCGGCGGACTTCCTGCAGCTCGACATCGCGCAGGCGCCGGCTGGCCGGATGGCCGACTGGCTGGCCGAGCAGCTGCGGCGCGCGGTGTCCGACGGCCGGCTCGCGGTCGGCAGCCGGCTGCCGGCGACCCGTACGCTCGCCGCCGACCTGCGCGTCTCCCGCGGCGTGGTGACCGAGGCCTACCAGCGGCTCATCGAGGACGGCCACGCGGCCGGCCGCGGCCGCGCCGGCACGGTCGTCGTCGCCGCACCGGTGGCCGCACCGCCGGCGCGCGCGCCGGAGACGACTTCCGGCGACATATTTGGAAAACCGCCGGGACTCGACATTTTCGACGCGATACGTGCGACTCCGGCGCGGATCGACCTCTCCCCAGGCCTGCCTGACCTGGCCGCGTTTCCCCGCGCGGCCTGGTCGCGCGCCGAGCGTGCCGTCCTCGCCAGCCTGTCGGCCGCCGACTTCGGCTATGGCGATCCGCACGGCGATCCGGCGCTGCGGCTCGCGGTTTCTCATTGGCTGGCACGGAATCGCGGCATACGCGTCGATCCGGCCGACGTCGTGATCGTCGCCGGCGTCACGCAGGCGCTCGCGCTGATCGGTCAGGTTTTGCGGCATAACGGCATTTCCGAGGTCGCGGTCGAGGATCCGTGCTCGCTCGGCGCACGGCTGCACCTGCGGCACTGGGGGATCGACACGCCGCCGGTCGCGGTCGACGCGTACGGCCTGACCGTCACCGACCTGCGCTCGCCGGCGGTGATGGTCACGCCGGCGCACCAGTTTCCGACTGGCGTCGTGCTGGACGGCCGGCGCCGCCGGGAGCTGATGCGGTGGGACGGACTGGTCATCGAGGACGATTACGACGCCGAACACCGCTATGACCGGCCGCCGGTGCCGGCGTTGCGTGACATGATGGCCGAGCGCGTCATTTACGCCGGCAGCATGTCCAAGCTGATCGCGCCGGCCCTGCGCATCGGCTGGGTCCTGCCGCCGCCCGCGCTGTTCGACGATTTCGTTGCCGCCAAACGCGTTGCGGATCTCGGCAACCCGGTGATCGCGCAGCTCGTCCTGGCCGCGCTGATGGAAAACGGCGAACTCGAACGCCATCTGCGGCTGCTGCGCCGGCGCCATCGCGGTCGTCGCGACGCGATGGTGCGCGCGATCCGTCAACACCTGCCCGACGCCGACATCCATGGGGCCGCGGCCGGTTTGCATGTGATGGTCACGTTTTCCGGCGGTGACGACACCGAGTTGGCCGCCGCGGCGGCTCGTCGCGGCGTGAAGGTGCATCCGTTGTCCTGGCATCGGCAACGGCCTGGCGCGCCAGGACTGGTGCTCGGATACGCGGCGCGTACGCCTTCCGACATCGAAGAAGCCATCGCCGTTGTCGGCAAGGTCAGGTAA
- a CDS encoding L-histidine N(alpha)-methyltransferase, whose product MYVHGYSTYEARRLSDQADTLADLLHAGTRFPAGSRVLEVGCGVGAQTVHLVANSPGTDLVAIDVSADSLEKARSRVTGVEFRQVDLFALAAESFDHVFVCFVLEHLLDPVAALKAIRGVLRPGGTITVIEGDHDSAFFHPDSGYARAAVDCLVRLQAAGGGDGLIGRRLWPLLTDAGFDEVLVRPRTVYVDPSRPALVDGFTRNTFTAMIAAVRDDAIAAGLSTAADFDRGIADLRRTVEGTFHYTFFKGVAVNP is encoded by the coding sequence ATGTATGTGCACGGCTATTCGACGTACGAGGCGCGCCGCCTCTCCGACCAGGCGGACACGCTCGCCGACCTGCTGCACGCCGGCACGCGGTTTCCGGCCGGCAGCCGCGTGCTGGAGGTCGGTTGCGGAGTCGGCGCGCAGACCGTCCACCTGGTGGCCAACAGTCCGGGGACCGACCTGGTGGCGATCGACGTTTCCGCCGATTCGCTGGAAAAGGCCAGGTCTCGGGTGACCGGTGTGGAGTTCCGCCAGGTCGACCTGTTCGCGCTGGCAGCGGAGAGTTTCGACCATGTTTTCGTGTGTTTCGTGTTGGAACACCTGCTCGATCCGGTCGCGGCGCTCAAAGCGATACGCGGTGTGTTGCGGCCAGGTGGCACGATCACGGTGATCGAGGGCGACCACGACTCGGCGTTTTTCCATCCGGACAGCGGATACGCGCGTGCCGCGGTCGACTGCCTGGTGCGGTTGCAGGCGGCCGGTGGCGGCGACGGGTTGATCGGCCGGCGGCTGTGGCCGCTGCTGACCGACGCCGGGTTCGACGAGGTGCTGGTGCGGCCGCGTACGGTTTACGTCGACCCGAGCCGGCCGGCGCTTGTCGACGGATTCACCCGCAACACGTTCACCGCGATGATCGCGGCCGTACGCGATGACGCCATCGCCGCCGGCCTGTCGACTGCCGCCGACTTCGACCGCGGCATCGCCGACCTGCGCCGTACCGTCGAGGGCACCTTCCACTACACGTTTTTCAAGGGTGTCGCGGTAAATCCCTGA
- a CDS encoding ATP-dependent DNA ligase — translation MQLPVMPPVAPMLAKAVKDIPEGDLSYEPKWDGFRSIVFRDGDEIELGSRNEKPMTRYFPELVEAFARNLPEKCVIDGEIVLVGATGDRLDFEALQQRIHPAASRVKLLSETTPARFVAFDLLALGDTDYTDRPFAERRQVLDEALADAQAPVHVTPATTDRSVARVWFSQFEGAGLDGLIAKPLDGAYLPDKRTMFKVKHERTADCVVAGYRLHKSGPDRIGSLLLGLYTDSGELASIGVIGSFPMARRAELFQELQPLVTTFDDHPWAWAKQEEGNRTPRNAEGSRWAVGKDLSFVPLRPERVVEIRYSQMEGVRLRHTGQFVRWREDRDPRSCTYEQLEVPVKFDLEDVLTS, via the coding sequence ATGCAACTTCCCGTTATGCCGCCGGTCGCGCCGATGCTGGCCAAGGCCGTCAAGGACATTCCCGAAGGCGATCTGAGCTATGAGCCGAAATGGGACGGATTCCGGTCGATCGTCTTCCGGGACGGCGACGAGATCGAGCTCGGCAGCCGCAACGAGAAACCGATGACGCGCTATTTCCCCGAGCTGGTCGAGGCGTTTGCGCGGAATCTGCCGGAAAAATGCGTCATCGATGGAGAGATCGTGTTGGTCGGCGCGACCGGCGACCGGCTCGACTTCGAGGCGCTGCAACAGCGCATCCATCCGGCCGCGAGCCGGGTCAAGCTGCTGTCCGAGACGACGCCGGCCCGGTTCGTCGCCTTCGACCTGCTGGCGCTCGGCGACACCGACTACACCGACCGGCCGTTCGCGGAGCGCCGCCAGGTGCTTGACGAGGCGCTGGCCGACGCGCAGGCGCCGGTGCACGTGACGCCGGCGACCACCGACCGGTCGGTCGCGCGGGTGTGGTTTTCGCAGTTCGAAGGCGCCGGCCTGGACGGCCTGATCGCCAAGCCGCTGGACGGGGCGTATCTGCCGGACAAGCGCACGATGTTCAAGGTCAAGCACGAGCGTACGGCCGACTGCGTGGTCGCCGGCTATCGGCTGCACAAGAGCGGCCCCGACCGGATCGGCTCGCTGTTGCTCGGCCTCTACACCGACAGCGGCGAGCTGGCGAGCATCGGCGTGATCGGCTCGTTTCCGATGGCGCGCCGTGCCGAGCTGTTCCAGGAGCTGCAGCCGCTGGTGACGACCTTCGACGACCATCCGTGGGCGTGGGCCAAGCAGGAAGAGGGCAACCGTACGCCGCGTAACGCCGAAGGCAGCCGGTGGGCGGTCGGCAAGGACCTGTCGTTCGTGCCCCTGCGGCCCGAGCGCGTGGTGGAGATCCGCTACAGCCAGATGGAGGGCGTACGGCTGCGGCACACCGGCCAGTTCGTACGGTGGCGCGAGGACCGCGATCCGCGCTCGTGCACGTACGAGCAGCTGGAGGTGCCGGTGAAGTTCGACCTCGAGGACGTGCTCACCTCCTGA
- a CDS encoding GNAT family N-acetyltransferase, with the protein MAELGPHDLRLMQGLAREVTALRPELVTADASVGELAWVWSKGVDALGESWRHRLWFAGDRVVAWGWVSLSGSQLTWQVHPDRLELLPEILDWYDEVAGETERRVIVQSADENALASVTKHGYAFDADDESWTQANVRELTDLPDPVLPPGFRFRTADEVSVADAVEAHRGAWDRSQLTESDFQRVRQTWPYRGDLHVLVEALDGTLVASAIAWLDEENRIAEFEPVGTHRDFRRRGLGTALQLYGMRQAKAAGATRMMVACLGAATHPAARSLYHGVGFRPYTRDMLHVKAARS; encoded by the coding sequence ATGGCAGAGCTTGGTCCGCACGATCTCCGGCTGATGCAGGGGCTGGCGCGGGAGGTGACCGCGCTGCGGCCGGAGCTGGTGACCGCCGACGCGAGTGTCGGCGAGTTGGCCTGGGTCTGGTCGAAGGGCGTCGACGCGCTCGGCGAGTCGTGGCGGCATCGGCTGTGGTTTGCCGGCGACCGGGTGGTCGCCTGGGGATGGGTCAGCCTGTCCGGGTCGCAGCTGACCTGGCAGGTGCATCCGGACCGGCTGGAGCTGCTGCCCGAGATCCTCGACTGGTATGACGAGGTGGCCGGCGAGACCGAGCGGCGGGTGATCGTGCAGTCGGCGGACGAAAACGCGCTCGCGAGCGTCACCAAGCACGGCTATGCGTTCGATGCGGACGACGAGTCGTGGACGCAGGCAAACGTACGCGAGCTGACGGACCTGCCGGATCCGGTGCTGCCACCGGGATTCCGCTTCCGTACGGCCGACGAGGTCTCGGTCGCGGACGCGGTCGAGGCGCATCGCGGAGCCTGGGACCGGAGCCAGCTGACCGAGTCGGATTTCCAGCGCGTACGCCAAACCTGGCCATATCGCGGCGATCTGCACGTACTCGTCGAGGCGCTGGACGGCACGCTCGTGGCATCGGCGATCGCCTGGCTGGACGAGGAAAACCGGATCGCCGAGTTCGAGCCGGTCGGTACGCACCGCGACTTTCGCCGCCGGGGACTGGGGACCGCACTGCAGTTGTATGGCATGCGGCAGGCAAAAGCAGCCGGCGCGACGCGCATGATGGTCGCCTGCCTTGGCGCGGCAACGCATCCAGCCGCGCGAAGCCTGTATCACGGCGTCGGTTTTCGCCCGTACACAAGGGACATGCTGCACGTCAAAGCCGCTCGGTCATGA
- a CDS encoding class I SAM-dependent DNA methyltransferase: MTDDVIEVYRRHAAAWIAARGTKLGERGWIERFAGLLAPGATVLDIGCGSGQPVARYLADQGHPVTGVDSSPEMISVFRKNLPDSDAVVADMRSLRLGRRFGGVIAWDSFFHLSPDQQRLMFPVFRDHAELAAPLLFTSGPAFGERIGTLEGDPLYHASLDPDDYRRLLGQCGFDVVAHVAVDPDCGGHTVWLARVCFETGPSRNDEPGP; this comes from the coding sequence ATGACCGACGACGTGATCGAGGTCTATCGGCGGCACGCGGCCGCGTGGATCGCCGCGCGCGGCACGAAGCTCGGAGAACGCGGCTGGATCGAGCGGTTCGCCGGCCTGCTCGCACCTGGCGCGACGGTGCTCGACATCGGCTGTGGCTCAGGCCAACCCGTCGCGCGTTACCTGGCGGATCAAGGACATCCGGTCACCGGCGTGGATAGTTCACCGGAAATGATCAGTGTTTTCAGGAAAAATCTCCCGGATTCCGACGCCGTGGTCGCCGACATGCGCTCGCTGCGGCTCGGCCGCAGATTCGGCGGCGTCATCGCGTGGGACAGCTTTTTCCACCTGTCACCTGACCAACAGCGGCTGATGTTCCCGGTTTTCCGCGACCACGCCGAGCTAGCCGCGCCGCTGCTGTTCACCAGCGGCCCCGCCTTCGGAGAGCGGATCGGCACGCTGGAAGGCGATCCGCTCTATCACGCGAGCCTCGATCCGGACGATTACCGCCGGCTGCTCGGTCAGTGCGGGTTCGACGTCGTGGCTCATGTCGCGGTCGATCCGGACTGCGGTGGCCACACGGTGTGGCTCGCTAGGGTCTGTTTCGAAACAGGCCCTAGCCGAAACGACGAGCCAGGTCCGTGA